Proteins from a single region of Aminobacter aminovorans:
- a CDS encoding helix-turn-helix domain-containing protein, with product MSKARAAEKNGNSKKNGTAMSAAVSAGAAKSALAHVSPPLHQDPHAVRDTREKVLEVAIGHEVRAFRKKLGITVADLASATDISLGMLSKIENGITSPSLTTLQALSRALGVPVTAFFRRFEEERNAVFVKSGEGVDVERRGTRAGHQYTLLGHIGSDTSGVTVEPYLITLSEDSDVFPTFQHDGMEFLYMLEGEVVYRHSNNLYRMTPGDSLFFDADAPHGPEELTHLPIKYLSIISYPRGRGGD from the coding sequence ATGAGCAAGGCTAGGGCGGCAGAAAAGAACGGGAATTCGAAAAAGAATGGCACGGCGATGTCGGCTGCGGTTTCAGCCGGCGCCGCAAAGTCCGCTCTGGCTCACGTCTCGCCGCCGCTGCACCAGGATCCCCACGCCGTGCGTGACACGCGTGAGAAGGTGCTGGAAGTGGCGATCGGCCACGAGGTGCGTGCCTTCCGCAAGAAGCTTGGCATTACCGTTGCCGACCTCGCTTCGGCCACCGACATATCGCTCGGCATGCTGTCCAAGATCGAAAACGGCATCACCTCGCCATCGCTGACGACATTGCAGGCGCTGTCGCGGGCGCTCGGCGTGCCGGTCACCGCCTTCTTCCGTCGCTTCGAAGAGGAGCGCAACGCCGTTTTCGTCAAGTCGGGCGAGGGCGTCGACGTCGAACGTCGCGGTACGCGCGCCGGGCACCAATATACGCTGCTCGGCCATATCGGCTCCGATACATCGGGCGTGACGGTCGAGCCGTATCTCATCACCCTGTCGGAAGATTCAGACGTCTTCCCGACCTTCCAGCATGACGGCATGGAGTTCCTCTACATGCTGGAGGGCGAGGTCGTTTACCGCCACAGCAACAATCTCTACCGCATGACGCCGGGCGACAGCCTGTTCTTCGATGCCGATGCGCCACACGGCCCGGAGGAACTGACCCATTTGCCGATCAAATATCTGTCGATTATTTCTTATCCGCGCGGCCGCGGCGGCGACTGA
- a CDS encoding glycerate kinase type-2 family protein — protein sequence MYLDCSVSALVKLRAQATALFREGIAASDPEQAVISTLETKTDEIAAARRVILIAFGKAACPMARAALPFIGDKLATAVAVTNFENLADIEGVEVISGGHPLPDEGSIRGAELIERAALSAVTDDLVLVLVSGGGSALTCAPAAGIGLADKIALNDTLIRCGADISEINAVRQLFSRLKGGRLAQLASRAKVLSLILSDVPGDDVGTVASGPTALPSATQAEAIAILDRYGLVKTLSPALKAHLDLLVERAEVATSFDHVENIVIGSNGISLQRVMHSAEANYPVVVKADDWLSGDVSDVAKTLHRMAVFAASQRGPVAIVAGGEPTVRVAGNGKGGRNQELALRFALLNEWTSIKRPWVFLSGGTDGRDGPTDAAGAIVDAGSTTWMRKLGCNPVALLQNNDSYHALASSGDLLMTGATGTNVADLQILLMQ from the coding sequence ATGTATCTCGACTGCTCGGTTTCGGCACTGGTCAAGCTTCGCGCGCAGGCAACGGCCCTGTTTCGCGAAGGTATTGCGGCTTCCGATCCCGAGCAGGCGGTCATTTCCACCCTTGAAACCAAAACGGATGAGATCGCCGCTGCAAGGCGCGTCATCCTGATCGCCTTCGGCAAGGCGGCGTGCCCGATGGCGCGCGCGGCCTTGCCTTTCATTGGCGACAAGCTTGCTACCGCCGTTGCGGTGACCAACTTCGAGAACCTGGCCGACATCGAAGGCGTCGAAGTGATATCAGGCGGTCACCCCTTGCCCGACGAAGGCAGTATCAGGGGCGCCGAGCTCATAGAACGCGCTGCCCTGTCTGCCGTAACAGACGATCTTGTGCTGGTGCTGGTCAGTGGCGGCGGTTCGGCACTTACCTGCGCTCCTGCCGCGGGCATCGGGCTCGCCGACAAGATCGCGCTCAACGACACATTGATCCGCTGCGGCGCCGACATCAGCGAAATCAACGCCGTCAGGCAGTTGTTCTCGCGGCTCAAGGGCGGACGTCTCGCCCAGCTCGCCTCGCGAGCCAAGGTGTTGTCGCTCATCCTGTCGGACGTTCCCGGCGACGATGTCGGCACTGTTGCAAGTGGTCCGACCGCGCTGCCTTCGGCGACGCAGGCCGAAGCGATCGCCATTCTCGACCGCTATGGCCTGGTCAAGACGCTGTCGCCTGCGCTCAAGGCGCATCTTGACCTGCTCGTCGAACGTGCCGAGGTCGCAACCAGTTTCGATCATGTCGAAAACATCGTCATCGGCAGCAATGGCATCAGCCTGCAAAGGGTCATGCACAGCGCCGAAGCCAACTATCCCGTCGTCGTCAAGGCCGACGACTGGCTAAGCGGCGATGTATCAGATGTCGCCAAGACCCTACATCGCATGGCGGTGTTTGCCGCCAGCCAGCGTGGTCCCGTGGCGATCGTCGCCGGCGGTGAGCCGACGGTGCGTGTCGCCGGCAATGGCAAGGGCGGGCGCAACCAGGAGCTGGCGCTGCGTTTTGCATTGCTGAACGAGTGGACGTCGATCAAGCGTCCCTGGGTTTTCCTGAGCGGCGGCACCGACGGCCGTGACGGGCCAACGGATGCGGCGGGTGCCATCGTCGACGCCGGCTCGACGACATGGATGCGCAAGCTGGGCTGCAATCCGGTGGCTCTGCTGCAGAACAACGACTCGTACCATGCGCTGGCGTCGTCGGGCGACCTGCTGATGACCGGTGCTACCGGCACCAATGTCGCCGACCTGCAAATACTGCTGATGCAGTAG
- a CDS encoding glycoside hydrolase family 99-like domain-containing protein, which produces MLQKKVVGKTRMWVNLAAILRHPLSRNQRRTWRNVVLDGSTNTGAVNAVFQSTSEALHSRLFDCYVQNSLGQFDPSEYVEIAADAAPADASDVKLIAYYLPQFHPIPENDKWWGKGFTEWRNVTRAYPQFDGHYQPRVPGELGYYDLRVVDVMRRQVELAKLYGIHAFCFHFYWFGGTRLLETPILNYLENQDLDLPFCLCWANENWSRRWDGSEHEVLISQSHSSEDDADLLRYLDKYFRDERYLKIDGKPVLTVYRPSILPDAAKTVDRWREIAKELGYPGIYLIATNSFAFTDYKKFGFDALSEFPPHHVAASNIQNEFQMSHYRNGWRVRSYAEIVTSEETRNPVAGTVFPGVMPGWDNSARRPTNGEIIHGATPAIFEQWLRQAFARAQKNSPAERFVVINAWNEWAEGAYLEPDKRFGYANLAACASAIRNHVDTAEMRFIAGKRVRQDSSKTILLCSHHAGKQVFGGERSFLDVARALAEGGFNVAVTVQEGVNSEYIKELRKYAQEVHIFKYNQWTSNSTDTYESTSRFLSVIDSVKPDVVYVNTIVVASPLAAARLRGIPSIVHAREIIVYDEDLQKQIGLSGQEIVKKVLESSDFIVANSHATAQCFSGGNVTTIANTIDVDSFTVPRAGAKDTVTFGLISSNLPKKGIQDFVALAQICVKLAPNAHFLVIGPLSRPLIKEYLSSKRRFPKNLNFVDYQPTSREAIGMVDVVVNFSHFQESFGRTVLEGMAAGCPSLVYDWGALSELVEHGVTGFLVPFGEPSEAAKHVQLMCTDRELLRRMGSAARQRSEVYSFPHFKQKVVTFCRDAIAAGPVLNVYSAVRENRLRNVASKSVDIVVCVHNALRDVKACLASVRTNLGAGHRIVLVDDGSNEETREYLEKFAGDNRVVLRRNDVAQGYTRSANLGLALTSADLVVLLNSDTIVTKNWAEKLADAAFSMPGVGAVGPLSNAASYQSIPSIVGTDKQTPVNNLPRNMSPDEMNAWCENHSTSVVPLVPLVHGFCLGITRQALESVGNFDEAAFPDGYGEENDYCFRLSAAGFRMVIATHTYVYHVKSSSYTEERRHRLSARAQGVLYGRYGRGHFDAAIKSLEQNASLSIVRALAKSMYDEVQRDAPRGSIAREPHPYILSELDDGQWLKTLQASVDSRVVDGIEYPGFPEPALQVGTVGSSGQGTIAEGFRFYSFIRDVAASNGMNLRPDSRVLDFGVSWGRIIRCLLRDVSPSGLYGVDTSDRFLSAARQSGVPGDLRLIQPDGNLPFKDSTFDVVYAYSVFTHLPEHIQNIWLAEIARTLKPGGIFVATVQPPRFLEFIQNADKEKVAKSAWLQQLQAEVSKIGDAPARLKESDFIFLPTNNGKTYGDTIMTRDYVNKVWGKHFLIDEYLDDASRFQQAVVTARLRR; this is translated from the coding sequence TTGTTGCAGAAGAAAGTCGTGGGCAAGACCCGTATGTGGGTCAACCTGGCGGCGATCCTCCGCCACCCTCTTTCTCGCAATCAGCGTCGCACCTGGCGCAATGTTGTGTTGGACGGATCAACTAACACAGGGGCCGTAAACGCGGTCTTTCAGTCCACCTCCGAAGCCCTGCATAGCCGTCTGTTTGATTGCTACGTGCAAAATTCCCTGGGTCAGTTCGATCCGTCGGAATATGTTGAGATAGCTGCGGATGCCGCACCCGCAGATGCTAGCGATGTAAAGCTGATCGCCTACTACCTGCCTCAGTTCCATCCGATCCCGGAAAATGACAAGTGGTGGGGCAAGGGCTTTACCGAGTGGCGCAATGTTACTAGGGCCTACCCGCAGTTCGATGGGCACTACCAACCTAGGGTACCGGGCGAGTTAGGGTACTATGACCTGCGGGTCGTTGACGTTATGCGGCGACAAGTAGAACTTGCAAAGCTCTATGGTATCCATGCATTCTGCTTCCATTTTTATTGGTTCGGTGGAACGCGTCTGCTTGAAACGCCGATACTAAACTATCTTGAGAATCAGGACCTTGACTTGCCGTTCTGCCTTTGTTGGGCAAACGAGAATTGGTCGCGCCGTTGGGATGGCAGTGAACATGAGGTGCTAATCTCGCAGTCCCACTCAAGCGAGGATGACGCTGATCTTCTTAGATATCTCGATAAGTACTTTCGGGATGAGCGCTATCTCAAAATCGATGGCAAACCTGTGCTGACCGTTTATCGTCCTTCAATCCTTCCGGATGCAGCAAAGACGGTCGATCGATGGAGAGAAATTGCGAAGGAGCTTGGGTATCCCGGTATCTACTTGATAGCGACCAATTCGTTTGCCTTTACGGACTACAAAAAATTTGGCTTTGACGCGCTTTCGGAATTCCCTCCGCATCATGTCGCGGCGTCCAACATCCAAAACGAATTTCAGATGTCGCACTACCGCAACGGCTGGCGCGTGCGCTCATATGCCGAAATTGTAACGTCCGAAGAGACACGTAATCCAGTGGCCGGAACCGTTTTTCCTGGTGTAATGCCAGGCTGGGACAACAGTGCTCGTCGACCGACGAATGGGGAAATCATCCACGGGGCAACGCCGGCAATTTTTGAGCAATGGCTGCGCCAAGCCTTTGCGCGCGCCCAAAAGAACAGTCCGGCTGAGCGTTTCGTGGTTATCAATGCATGGAACGAATGGGCGGAAGGTGCTTATCTTGAGCCTGATAAGAGGTTTGGCTATGCGAACCTCGCAGCCTGTGCTTCGGCGATACGAAACCACGTCGATACGGCCGAGATGCGTTTCATTGCCGGCAAGCGCGTACGGCAAGACAGTTCCAAAACAATACTACTTTGCTCGCATCATGCCGGTAAGCAGGTTTTTGGAGGCGAGCGTAGCTTCCTCGACGTGGCTCGGGCGCTGGCTGAAGGTGGCTTTAATGTGGCTGTAACTGTACAGGAAGGCGTGAATTCCGAATACATTAAGGAGTTGCGGAAGTATGCCCAAGAGGTTCATATCTTCAAATACAACCAGTGGACATCTAATTCCACAGATACTTACGAATCAACGTCGCGATTTCTGAGCGTAATTGATAGCGTAAAGCCAGATGTTGTATATGTAAATACGATAGTCGTCGCTTCACCTCTTGCCGCGGCGAGATTGAGGGGTATTCCATCAATAGTACATGCGCGAGAAATTATCGTCTACGACGAGGATCTTCAGAAGCAAATTGGTCTCAGCGGCCAAGAAATCGTCAAGAAAGTTCTGGAATCTAGCGACTTCATCGTTGCCAATTCGCATGCTACTGCGCAATGCTTTTCCGGTGGCAATGTTACAACTATTGCGAATACCATTGACGTTGATTCCTTCACCGTGCCTCGCGCTGGTGCAAAGGATACTGTCACCTTTGGTTTGATTAGTAGCAATTTGCCAAAGAAAGGCATTCAAGATTTCGTTGCATTGGCGCAAATTTGCGTGAAACTGGCACCGAATGCGCACTTTCTAGTCATTGGCCCACTTTCTCGGCCATTGATCAAAGAGTACCTTTCGAGCAAAAGGCGTTTCCCAAAAAATCTCAATTTCGTTGACTACCAGCCCACCTCGCGGGAGGCGATCGGTATGGTTGACGTCGTAGTCAACTTCTCGCACTTTCAAGAGTCGTTTGGACGAACTGTGCTTGAAGGCATGGCTGCTGGGTGTCCTTCACTTGTTTATGATTGGGGTGCCCTTTCGGAATTGGTTGAGCATGGTGTGACGGGTTTCTTGGTTCCTTTTGGCGAGCCATCAGAAGCGGCTAAACACGTGCAACTCATGTGTACCGATCGAGAACTCCTGCGAAGAATGGGATCTGCGGCGCGGCAAAGATCCGAAGTATATTCATTCCCGCATTTCAAGCAAAAGGTTGTGACTTTTTGCCGTGATGCGATAGCCGCCGGTCCAGTCCTGAATGTCTATTCGGCAGTTCGCGAGAACCGCTTGAGAAACGTAGCGAGCAAGTCCGTTGACATCGTCGTTTGCGTTCACAATGCCCTGCGCGATGTAAAGGCATGCCTTGCGTCGGTGCGGACGAATCTTGGCGCGGGCCACCGGATTGTCCTGGTCGACGACGGTTCCAACGAAGAGACGCGCGAATACCTGGAGAAATTCGCGGGCGACAATAGGGTCGTGCTGCGTCGAAACGACGTTGCTCAAGGGTACACTCGATCTGCCAACCTAGGATTGGCACTGACTAGCGCGGATTTGGTCGTCCTATTGAACAGCGACACGATTGTGACCAAGAACTGGGCTGAGAAGCTTGCGGACGCGGCTTTTTCGATGCCGGGCGTTGGTGCTGTTGGGCCGCTTTCGAATGCGGCATCCTATCAGTCGATCCCGAGCATTGTCGGTACGGACAAACAGACCCCGGTAAATAACCTGCCTCGGAACATGTCGCCGGACGAAATGAACGCTTGGTGTGAAAATCATAGCACATCGGTAGTTCCGCTAGTCCCGCTCGTGCATGGCTTCTGCCTTGGCATTACACGCCAAGCCCTGGAAAGCGTCGGGAACTTCGATGAGGCGGCGTTTCCAGACGGATATGGAGAGGAAAATGACTATTGCTTCCGCCTTTCCGCGGCGGGGTTCCGAATGGTCATTGCAACTCACACCTACGTCTATCACGTGAAATCGTCGAGCTATACCGAGGAGCGCCGACACCGATTGTCTGCACGGGCGCAGGGCGTTCTATATGGTCGCTATGGACGCGGTCACTTCGATGCTGCCATTAAGTCGCTGGAGCAAAATGCAAGCCTTTCTATCGTGCGTGCTCTGGCCAAGAGCATGTACGATGAGGTTCAGCGGGATGCGCCACGCGGAAGCATTGCACGCGAACCTCACCCTTATATCTTGTCGGAACTCGACGATGGGCAGTGGCTCAAAACGCTGCAAGCCAGCGTAGATAGCAGGGTGGTTGATGGCATCGAGTACCCCGGCTTTCCTGAGCCCGCGCTGCAGGTCGGAACAGTGGGTTCATCCGGGCAGGGGACCATCGCTGAGGGATTTCGCTTCTATTCGTTCATTCGAGACGTTGCAGCGTCGAACGGAATGAATTTGAGGCCGGATTCACGAGTGCTTGATTTCGGAGTCAGCTGGGGTCGGATAATCCGCTGTCTGCTGCGAGATGTCTCCCCGTCGGGCCTCTATGGTGTTGATACTAGTGATCGCTTCTTGTCCGCTGCACGCCAATCAGGAGTTCCCGGAGATCTGAGGCTGATTCAGCCTGATGGAAATCTACCTTTCAAAGACAGTACTTTTGATGTTGTCTATGCATACTCTGTCTTCACGCATCTTCCAGAACACATTCAGAATATTTGGCTTGCAGAGATTGCCCGTACGCTAAAGCCTGGCGGGATCTTTGTCGCCACTGTGCAGCCTCCGCGTTTTCTTGAGTTTATCCAGAACGCCGACAAGGAGAAGGTCGCGAAAAGCGCTTGGCTGCAGCAACTGCAGGCGGAAGTATCAAAGATAGGAGATGCGCCTGCGCGGCTAAAGGAATCTGATTTCATTTTCTTGCCAACAAACAATGGAAAGACTTATGGCGACACGATCATGACAAGGGATTATGTCAATAAGGTTTGGGGGAAGCATTTCCTTATCGACGAGTATCTCGATGACGCTAGCCGTTTTCAACAGGCAGTAGTGACTGCTAGGCTTCGGAGATAG
- a CDS encoding 2-hydroxyacid dehydrogenase gives MEMKPRVIVTRRWPAAVEQILAERFDTTFNQGDAPLGPTELKAAFLNFDAILPTVSDKLPASVFPDADVRTKLLANFGVGFSHIDTDAARARGIAVTNTPGVLTDCTADIGMSLLLSVARRAGEGERQLRAGQWAGWCPTHMIGTKVTGKTIGIIGMGRIGKAMAKRAHFGFDMDVVFYNRSKVDDEETRAMGARQLASIEEVLAASDFVSLHCPGGAENRHLINAERLASMRRGAFLINTARGDVVDQKALVAALDSGTIAGAGLDVYDGEPDVPGALMRMENVVLLPHLGSATEETRVAMGMKAVDNLTAFFEGRALPDKVV, from the coding sequence ATGGAAATGAAACCTCGCGTTATCGTCACCCGCCGCTGGCCCGCGGCAGTCGAGCAGATCCTGGCGGAGCGCTTCGACACGACCTTCAATCAGGGCGATGCGCCGCTGGGCCCGACCGAGCTCAAGGCGGCGTTCCTGAACTTTGACGCGATCCTGCCGACTGTCAGCGACAAGCTGCCAGCCTCGGTTTTCCCTGATGCGGACGTCCGCACCAAGCTGCTCGCCAATTTCGGCGTCGGCTTCAGTCACATCGATACGGATGCTGCACGCGCGCGCGGCATCGCCGTGACCAACACGCCCGGCGTGTTGACCGACTGCACCGCCGATATCGGCATGAGCCTGCTGCTGTCGGTCGCCCGGCGGGCGGGCGAGGGCGAACGCCAGCTTCGCGCCGGCCAGTGGGCGGGCTGGTGCCCGACCCATATGATCGGCACCAAGGTCACCGGCAAGACGATCGGCATCATCGGCATGGGCCGCATCGGCAAGGCGATGGCCAAGCGTGCGCATTTCGGCTTCGACATGGATGTCGTCTTCTACAACCGCTCCAAGGTCGACGACGAGGAAACCCGCGCCATGGGTGCGCGCCAGCTGGCAAGCATCGAAGAGGTCCTGGCTGCATCCGATTTCGTGTCGCTGCATTGCCCAGGCGGCGCGGAAAACAGACACCTGATCAATGCCGAACGCCTCGCTTCGATGAGGCGCGGCGCGTTCCTGATCAACACGGCACGTGGCGACGTGGTCGACCAGAAGGCCCTTGTCGCAGCACTCGACAGCGGTACCATCGCCGGTGCCGGCCTCGACGTCTATGACGGCGAGCCTGACGTGCCCGGCGCCCTGATGCGCATGGAAAATGTGGTGCTGCTGCCGCATCTGGGCAGCGCTACCGAGGAAACCCGCGTGGCCATGGGCATGAAGGCGGTGGACAATCTGACCGCCTTCTTCGAAGGCCGCGCCTTACCCGACAAGGTGGTGTGA
- a CDS encoding FkbM family methyltransferase, translated as MNEAPWNHVVDVGSNYGEMLANVQLPVGAEVTAIEPNSVIRPHLKRTLKEAGVDARFVWAAVSDSLGKARFLRDDKWSGTSRVLQPGETSEYLVEVPQVTVDSLLESTRGTLRLAMKIDVEGHEAAVLRGAQRSLERAANYSILVEIKHIPQSDQAWIFTNFDVFGLDVKSERLVCLTGISQEEIMRMIQTEEIYAQDVIIKRKGYRR; from the coding sequence TTGAACGAGGCGCCGTGGAATCATGTGGTCGACGTCGGTTCCAATTATGGTGAGATGCTCGCCAACGTGCAGCTGCCGGTTGGTGCGGAGGTCACGGCAATCGAACCTAACAGCGTTATCCGGCCTCACCTCAAGAGAACGCTTAAGGAAGCAGGTGTCGATGCCCGATTTGTGTGGGCAGCAGTTTCGGATTCCCTCGGAAAAGCTCGCTTTCTCCGGGATGATAAATGGTCAGGTACAAGCCGGGTCCTGCAGCCCGGAGAAACATCCGAGTACCTAGTCGAGGTACCCCAGGTGACCGTGGACAGTCTTCTAGAAAGCACTAGAGGAACCCTTCGGCTTGCAATGAAGATCGATGTCGAGGGCCATGAGGCTGCTGTTTTACGCGGGGCTCAGCGGAGTCTTGAGCGCGCCGCGAATTATTCGATCCTTGTAGAAATAAAGCATATCCCCCAGAGCGATCAGGCTTGGATATTTACAAATTTTGACGTCTTCGGCCTTGATGTCAAATCCGAGCGCCTAGTATGCCTGACCGGAATCTCCCAAGAGGAAATAATGCGGATGATACAGACCGAAGAAATTTATGCGCAGGACGTGATCATAAAGCGCAAGGGGTATCGCCGCTGA